TTTGGTGGTTTTGGGCAAGGTTTGGGGATTCCTTAAGTATTTTCATCCGCAGGTTGTGGTTGGAAAGTATAACTGGGATTTTGAATTGTTCAGAGTGATGCCCGGGATAGCAGCTGTGAAGAGCAAAAAGGAAAGGAACTCACTGTTAAACAAATGGATAGATAAGTACGGTAAAATCACGGAAACCGAGGAGTATGTAATCGGAGATTCGGCCCAATATCATCGTTTTGCACAGCTTGGCTGGCTGGAAGATCCGAATGTCTTCGATAAGAAACTGTCTGAAAAACTAGTGAGAATCAAGAATGCCAAACGTAATAGTGTATTGAACTACTATCTTCCGATATTAACCGGAAAGGAGGAGGTGGAATTTGCCAGAGACAAACCTTATCCTTCAATCGACTGGGAAGATCAGGGATATCGTATTCTTACGGTTTATAGATTGTGGAATGCCATCGAACATGGATATCCTTACGCCAACCTTACAGACCATAGATGGAGTACTCTGCTGGCGCAATATCTGCCTGAATTTATCAATGCCTCTTCGGAAAAAGATTTGGACCATTCTATACGAAAACTGGCTGCTGAAATCAATGATTCACATGGAGGGCTTGAATTTCCGAATCATGCTCCCCGATTGTATGGTCTTCCATTGGGATTGACTCAGACAACGGACGGTAAGCTTGTAGTAGAATCGACTGCATTAAAACAGATTGAGCGGGGATCGGTCATACTGGCTGTAAATGATAAACCGATTTCGGAAATAATCGACAATTACCGTTCTATATTGCCTTCTTCAAATGAGCATGGTTTACTGAGGAATGTCTCATTCAGACTATTTGTTACATCGGAGAATGAAATGAAAGTCACGGTGGAGAATCAAGGGCAGTCTCATGAATATACAATACCCATGCAGTCTTTTGAAAGAGCATCTTTTAAAGGCCGAAAGAGTCCGTCAGATTACGGACTGGATGCCAGAAAGATTCTTTATGTAGATGCAGGTATAATGGGGCTTCCGGAACTGGATCAGATGATGAAAACAAATTTGAATGCTAAAGGAATTATATTGGATATGCGTAAGTATCCGAGATGGGACATTATGGAAGTACTTGGAAAATATCTTTATCCTCAACCGACTACATTTATGTGGTATTCCATTAATTCGAAGAAATTTCCGGGTAACTTTGGTCTTGATATAATTGGGAAAATTGGTTTTAAAGAAAATCCTGATTATTTCAAAGGTAAGATTGCTATTCTTGTAAGTGAGATGACTCAGAGTTTTGGAGAGCTAATGTCTGTCGCTTATAGAGTGGCACCAAAAAGTGCGGTTATCGGTACGCAAACTGCCGGTGCGAACGGTCATGTCGGATATTTATATTTGCCTCGGGGAATTAAATTCACCTATACAATGGCGGGAGCATTCTATCCTGAATGGAAATTGAATCAACGGGATGGAGTGACTATTGATATTCCGGTGGAACAGACTGTAGAAGATATAGCTGCAGGAGAAGATATGTGGATTAGAAAAGCGATTGAATATATTGAGAGTAAACGGTAAGGTTTCACCCTGATTAAAGGGATATTCAGCCCGTCGATATAATTCGATTTGAATATATTGACGGGCTGAATTATACTATTAGCAAGCTGAACTTATTTCTTTATCGGTCTGCTTGGAATCTTTTCAAAGATAGATCTAATCCGTTCCATCTCAAATTTAGGCTGTCGGTCGTAAGTGTAGATACCGTTTTTCTCTTGTTCGATATCTGAAAACTGTGTATAGCAGAATCCGCTGATGATTCCGGAGGATTGAATCGCATTGATGAGTTTTTCGATGCGTTCGAAGAGGGCATCTTCGTTGGTAAATGTTCCTCCATGTCCCCATGTGTCTTCCTTGGTTCTGGATGTTTCCCATACAATACCGCCGAATTCACCGATGATAAAAGGTTGGTTGGCATAAGCTGCCTGGTTCTTGTCCGGCTTTAAGCTTAGTGCGAAACGTGTTGCATCCGGTTCGTAAGTACTGATGCTCCAGATATCTGTCAGGAAATGGAATCCACTGCCGGTAAGGTCGTTGAACGGGCGACTGGGATCGATTGCTTTTGTCAGTTTTTGCAGGTCAAATACCAGGCGTGCAAATGTACCGGACGAAACATTGCTCAATGGTACAGTAAGAGGTGCCCATGTGATGATAGAAGGGTGATTACGGTCTCGTTCGAGTATCTCTATCCATTCACTGAGAAGATTTCTTGATGCGACCTCGTCATCGGGATTCATTCCCCAGTTAGGAGACTCTCCCCAAGTGATAAATCCCAGCTTATCTGCCCAGTAATGGAATCGTTCTTCGAAAAACTTTTGATGAAGCCGTGCCCCGTTGAAGCCGGCTTCCTTACTTAGTAAAATATCATTTTTAAGGGCTTCATCGGTAGGTGCAGTCCAGATTCCATCAGGATAATACCCCTGATTCATAACCAGACGCTGGAAATAAGGCTCGTTATTCAAGTAAAATTTGCCATTGGCTATATGCACTTTGCGCATACCTACATATGATTTTACCTCATCGATGATCTGCCCTTTGGCATCTTTGACGCAGTAACTGATATCGTAAAGGTGGGGAGTTTCGGGGCTCCAGAGCTTGATATTCTTTATCGGTAAGATCAGGTTACTGCCATTGGCACATTTTGATGTCACTTGAGCGACTTTTTTCTGGCTGTCATAG
This sequence is a window from Bacteroides thetaiotaomicron VPI-5482. Protein-coding genes within it:
- a CDS encoding S41 family peptidase translates to MKNRLVGLLVFALVAFNLYAQSDQSKKGLLTFTGTRIISFDPMREMPKMAWYSENQDIRVDEEVLFNNQSSLLIPSVRGKKTEAYFGMNNRDITGKTIVFKGKYKYQQANNAKVSFAIKLDTHLQRIDEKAIDFECNGSQDWKDFYVEMPFTRSKKFFFRILCDGEARLWVNDCQVLIDGQSLDLIKNPDVEVDKDLEFAGNSGISLGDVDGQTLENLVVLGKVWGFLKYFHPQVVVGKYNWDFELFRVMPGIAAVKSKKERNSLLNKWIDKYGKITETEEYVIGDSAQYHRFAQLGWLEDPNVFDKKLSEKLVRIKNAKRNSVLNYYLPILTGKEEVEFARDKPYPSIDWEDQGYRILTVYRLWNAIEHGYPYANLTDHRWSTLLAQYLPEFINASSEKDLDHSIRKLAAEINDSHGGLEFPNHAPRLYGLPLGLTQTTDGKLVVESTALKQIERGSVILAVNDKPISEIIDNYRSILPSSNEHGLLRNVSFRLFVTSENEMKVTVENQGQSHEYTIPMQSFERASFKGRKSPSDYGLDARKILYVDAGIMGLPELDQMMKTNLNAKGIILDMRKYPRWDIMEVLGKYLYPQPTTFMWYSINSKKFPGNFGLDIIGKIGFKENPDYFKGKIAILVSEMTQSFGELMSVAYRVAPKSAVIGTQTAGANGHVGYLYLPRGIKFTYTMAGAFYPEWKLNQRDGVTIDIPVEQTVEDIAAGEDMWIRKAIEYIESKR
- a CDS encoding glycoside hydrolase family 2 protein → MRKAHLILVGLLLSFAANATNDIPRPEYPRPQFERTTWVNLNGTWTYEFDLDDSGKKRNLPTAKELSKTITVPFCPESKLSGVNHTDFIKKMWYQRSLPIPADWSNKKILLHFGAVDYLAEIYIDGRLVGFHNGGSSPFVIDISRIAKPGNSHNLVVSVSDDAKSGRQACGKQSPEKNSFACFYTRVTGIWQTVWMEALSPCGLKSANTYPDIDNNQLIITPEFYQISNDQTLEVTIYDSQKKVAQVTSKCANGSNLILPIKNIKLWSPETPHLYDISYCVKDAKGQIIDEVKSYVGMRKVHIANGKFYLNNEPYFQRLVMNQGYYPDGIWTAPTDEALKNDILLSKEAGFNGARLHQKFFEERFHYWADKLGFITWGESPNWGMNPDDEVASRNLLSEWIEILERDRNHPSIITWAPLTVPLSNVSSGTFARLVFDLQKLTKAIDPSRPFNDLTGSGFHFLTDIWSISTYEPDATRFALSLKPDKNQAAYANQPFIIGEFGGIVWETSRTKEDTWGHGGTFTNEDALFERIEKLINAIQSSGIISGFCYTQFSDIEQEKNGIYTYDRQPKFEMERIRSIFEKIPSRPIKK